In one Spirosoma rigui genomic region, the following are encoded:
- a CDS encoding RagB/SusD family nutrient uptake outer membrane protein, translating into MKTTIRMTAQWMLFAALLAGGSSCSDFLEETDKSNFTVDTYFTRPEHATSAVNSIYENLKTTTGGGFGGAPWMMLEFGTGLANTELGQAQNSIFVRNLVNTSDNEYSRVYWVASYKGIGNANLVLAKVPAIQMDEVAKKKALGEARFLRAHYYFNLVRIFGKVPLITEPIELSSAALYPDQASEEEVYKLIVDDLVAAESAGLPFTDPSGRVSTGAIKSMLSSVYLTMAGYPLQKGAEYFKKAADKANEVITANQYSLFTTYDDLHNPARKNIGENIFMVQFATNIQPSGWQTSIIPYNQGISAYSDETGAIFANKEFVESYEKGDLRAQEKQFYYRTYSLSSDRSTVVDLGGYYIYKHFDTQAHLTTANSDLNWPLIRYAEVLLTYAEATNEVSGPTASALEAVNKIRRRAKLPDLAGLTKEQLRESIWKERWYELSFENKTWFDMARLRKAFNVTTKGFDNFVGHKFSYGPVLKERELLFPIPTAEIRNNNKLKQNTGY; encoded by the coding sequence ATGAAAACCACGATTCGAATGACGGCCCAGTGGATGCTCTTCGCAGCATTGCTCGCTGGTGGGTCGTCCTGCTCCGACTTTCTGGAAGAAACGGACAAGTCCAACTTCACCGTCGATACCTACTTCACCCGGCCCGAACACGCTACGAGTGCCGTCAATTCCATCTACGAAAACCTGAAAACGACCACGGGGGGCGGCTTCGGCGGGGCACCCTGGATGATGCTGGAGTTCGGCACCGGACTCGCCAATACCGAGTTGGGGCAGGCGCAGAACAGCATTTTCGTCCGGAACCTGGTCAACACTTCCGATAATGAATACAGCCGGGTGTACTGGGTGGCGAGTTATAAAGGGATTGGCAATGCCAACCTGGTACTGGCTAAAGTTCCTGCCATTCAGATGGATGAAGTGGCTAAGAAAAAAGCCCTTGGCGAAGCCCGTTTTCTGCGGGCTCATTACTACTTCAACCTGGTTCGGATTTTTGGTAAAGTGCCCCTGATTACCGAGCCCATCGAACTGTCGTCGGCGGCTCTGTATCCCGATCAGGCCAGCGAAGAAGAGGTATACAAACTGATTGTGGATGACTTGGTTGCCGCCGAATCGGCAGGGCTGCCCTTCACCGATCCGTCCGGTCGCGTATCGACGGGTGCCATCAAGTCCATGCTGTCCAGCGTTTACCTTACCATGGCCGGTTACCCGCTACAGAAGGGGGCCGAGTACTTCAAGAAAGCCGCCGACAAGGCCAACGAGGTAATCACCGCTAACCAGTACAGCTTGTTTACGACTTACGACGATCTGCATAACCCGGCGCGGAAAAACATCGGCGAGAATATCTTCATGGTTCAGTTTGCGACTAACATTCAGCCATCGGGCTGGCAAACGTCCATTATTCCCTATAACCAGGGGATCTCGGCCTACTCCGATGAAACGGGGGCGATTTTTGCGAATAAAGAGTTTGTCGAGTCGTACGAGAAAGGGGATCTACGCGCGCAGGAAAAGCAGTTTTACTACCGGACCTATTCGCTCAGCAGCGATCGGTCTACCGTTGTCGATCTGGGCGGCTACTACATCTACAAACATTTCGACACGCAGGCGCACCTGACAACCGCCAACAGCGATCTGAACTGGCCGCTGATCCGTTATGCCGAGGTGCTGCTGACCTACGCCGAAGCGACCAATGAAGTATCGGGCCCTACGGCCAGCGCGCTGGAAGCGGTCAACAAGATCAGACGGCGGGCTAAGCTACCCGACCTGGCGGGTTTGACGAAAGAGCAACTGCGGGAGTCGATCTGGAAAGAGCGGTGGTATGAACTGAGTTTCGAGAACAAGACCTGGTTTGATATGGCCCGGCTTCGGAAAGCGTTCAACGTAACGACCAAAGGATTCGACAACTTCGTTGGGCATAAG